DNA from Oncorhynchus masou masou isolate Uvic2021 chromosome 5, UVic_Omas_1.1, whole genome shotgun sequence:
AAGCATAGAGTACAGCATATTTACATACAGGCCTTTGGTACAATATTGGTTTAAATAACTAGCTGGTCAAAGTTTTCTGGTTGAAATTCTTCTGTTGGTGGATCTGCCTTGCGGTAAATTACAGCACCAGTCCAATGAACAAGAGACATCCTGGCTCGTTTGCTGACATTATGAAAGCGCATGAGGAAATCATCATTTCCAATCAAGTAAATCAACGGATTGATTGCGCTATTCAGGCAAGCCAGGCCGCGGCTGATTTGATGAGCAACATAGATGTCATCGAAGCTTGCTTCGCAGGTGCCTTCCATTTTCAAAATCCTTATCTTCAAATTGAGATTTCTCAAAACATGGTAAGGGATAAAACAAATTGAGAACAACACAGTCAAGATGATGACTAGTTTTAGACACCTTTGTTTCAATAAAGTATTGACGTTGGCTTTGGTGGCAAGGACCACTACTATATGTCCATAGCAAGCAAGAATGACGAGCAATGGTATAACGAATCCGGTAACAGTCCAGCCAATGCTATACGGCAGGTAATCCTTGATAAAGTGGTCCGCTGTGGAGTCATAGCACGCATCTGAGGAATTTGGCGCTGTCTTGTCAAAGAACATATCGGGAAGTATCTGAATAAAAACCAAAATCCAGACAAGAAAACTTATTGCCACCGAGTGGCGAGTGTTGATTCTTCCCATCACGTTCATTGGGTGCACAATACCAAGGTATCGATAAATACTGATGCATGTCAGGAACCCGATACTGCCGTAGAGATTCAAATTGAAACAGAATCTGGTGATCTTGCAGAATGTTTGTCCAAATATCCATTTACTGTTTAGCGCGTAATAGACAACCAAAAATGGTAATGTAAATAGGTATAGCAAGTCCGCTATTCCAAGGTTGAGAATAAATATGTTAATACTTCCAATTTTCTTCCAGCGTGTAAAAACAGTTTTTAACCCAAAGAAGTTTGCAAATGTTCCGACGACAAACACCAGCACGAACACAGCTGGTAAAAATCTGTGCGTAAAAGACAGGTTAATTTCTGCACATGTGGTAATGTTGAGAACGTGCGCTTCGTGGTCCTCTGACATTTTCATATTCGTTCTTTTCAATCAGAGTGAAGTCAAGACACAAGCTGTGTTTCGTATTGCAGAAGAATATCAATCGATGACGCTCAGAAGCTAATGAGATCAAACTTGAACATGGACACACTTCGGAAATCGTAGCCGTACACAAACATGCTGCGCATGACGACCTAATGTGAAACTAAAAGTGTATACACCCATTTCCTTAGATATAATTATTATTCCATTCGTTTACAGGAGGTAATGTGATACTGTATTCGAAAGGTAAATTAACAGAGTTATAGTATCCTGCAATTATTACTGCAAGTCAAGATATGAGTAACAAcccactgggcaaacactggttgaGTCAGCATTGTTTCAATGGTCAACCTATTGTgatgtgaaatatatatttttaaagtaatCACCAGTAGATTACTGTTTTCATCTCATTTCAACCAGCGTTGTAAACATTGCAATTAGGGAAAACTTAATCTTAAGTACAATGACTTAACCTGACTAACAGGTTGTTACATTAACATAATCATCAGAACTATCTATACATTGGAATTGAGTCAAAAATGTCATGTAGAAATGTAACAAATATTTGGCATCCTttgtactgagtgtacaaaacattaagaatgaTATAtattgaccaggtgaaagctatgagcACTTATTGATGTCatgtgttaaatccacttcaatcagtttagatgaaggggaggagacacgttaaagaaggatttttaagccttgagacaattgagacatagattgtgtatgtatgccatctggagggtgaatgggcaagacaagatttaagtgcctttggaatgggtatggtagtagatgccaggcagtttgtgtcaagaactgcaacgctgctgtgtttttcTCACTCCACAGTTtcctatgtgtatcaagaatggtccaccaaccaaaggacatccagtcaacttgacacaattgtgggaagcattggagtcaacatgggtccgCATTCCTGTTGAACGCTTTCGATACCTTGTAGAGTTTATGCTCCGACAAATTGAGGGCAAAaggagggggtgcaactcaatattaggaagttttGTGGAATTTCATATTTGAATAAACATATTTCATTTGACCTTGCTTCAATGTTGATagtaaaatgttattttttaatCAAT
Protein-coding regions in this window:
- the LOC135526750 gene encoding P2Y purinoceptor 1-like, with amino-acid sequence MKMSEDHEAHVLNITTCAEINLSFTHRFLPAVFVLVFVVGTFANFFGLKTVFTRWKKIGSINIFILNLGIADLLYLFTLPFLVVYYALNSKWIFGQTFCKITRFCFNLNLYGSIGFLTCISIYRYLGIVHPMNVMGRINTRHSVAISFLVWILVFIQILPDMFFDKTAPNSSDACYDSTADHFIKDYLPYSIGWTVTGFVIPLLVILACYGHIVVVLATKANVNTLLKQRCLKLVIILTVLFSICFIPYHVLRNLNLKIRILKMEGTCEASFDDIYVAHQISRGLACLNSAINPLIYLIGNDDFLMRFHNVSKRARMSLVHWTGAVIYRKADPPTEEFQPENFDQLVI